In Synechococcus sp. KORDI-52, one genomic interval encodes:
- a CDS encoding mechanosensitive ion channel family protein: MITEITAETSAWMGYLQRGSVLLQVGLFVGAITIESRVKRRLSNPLIASLKHLVVPAVLFISASCLTLAGITAGYLQYLSLLWVLWRCVEPTKQLILGRFPKVPVEEIDKSFFRPVLLVMSILTFFQMLGSRESLSLISIGDVFGVTLTIGKLFTALVIVYLVIALASRPAAFAAWLGGSFFGIKPQGRKALEVILRYSVIGIGVMGVAYYIGINGAALVAVAGGLSVGIGFGIKEIISNFISSLWLLFEGSVRPGEILMINGDPCTVRKLGLRATQLRRGRDGAELLIPNQNFFTQEAESYTAEETSRRDVVVVGAAYHHEPSQVIAVLEEVARQHEKVLQYPPPAAFTVDFADSSINYKLLFWVRNPLEAFGVGSDLRQAIWTAFDKNGIGIPFPQRQVYPMEWPPSKDQTLRLGGSKPLQAEEANEEPSSTGEPT, from the coding sequence ATGATCACCGAAATCACCGCTGAGACCTCCGCCTGGATGGGCTATCTGCAGCGAGGTTCCGTCCTCCTTCAGGTGGGATTGTTCGTAGGAGCCATCACCATCGAATCCCGGGTCAAGCGCAGGCTCAGCAACCCCTTGATCGCGAGCCTGAAGCATCTTGTTGTACCGGCGGTGTTGTTCATCAGTGCCAGCTGTTTAACCCTTGCCGGCATCACAGCCGGCTACCTGCAATATCTATCGCTGCTCTGGGTGCTGTGGCGCTGCGTGGAACCCACCAAGCAGCTGATCCTCGGCCGCTTCCCCAAAGTCCCCGTGGAAGAAATCGACAAATCGTTCTTCCGGCCTGTGCTTCTGGTGATGTCGATCCTCACCTTTTTCCAGATGCTGGGGAGCCGGGAATCGTTGTCGCTGATATCCATTGGCGACGTGTTTGGGGTCACACTCACCATCGGCAAATTGTTCACCGCCCTGGTGATCGTTTACCTGGTCATCGCCCTGGCCAGCCGTCCAGCGGCCTTCGCCGCCTGGCTGGGGGGCAGCTTCTTCGGCATCAAGCCCCAAGGCCGCAAAGCGCTGGAAGTGATTCTTCGCTATTCGGTGATCGGCATCGGCGTGATGGGGGTGGCGTATTACATCGGCATCAATGGCGCGGCCCTGGTGGCGGTGGCCGGAGGTCTCTCTGTGGGCATCGGCTTCGGCATCAAGGAGATCATCTCCAACTTCATCAGCAGCCTCTGGCTTCTGTTTGAAGGTTCCGTACGCCCTGGCGAAATTCTGATGATCAACGGCGACCCCTGCACCGTGCGAAAACTTGGGCTGCGGGCCACCCAATTGCGCCGCGGCCGCGATGGAGCGGAACTTCTGATTCCCAACCAGAACTTCTTCACCCAGGAGGCGGAGTCGTACACCGCGGAGGAAACCTCACGCCGCGACGTGGTGGTGGTCGGAGCGGCTTATCACCACGAACCCAGCCAAGTGATCGCGGTGCTGGAGGAGGTCGCCCGTCAGCATGAGAAGGTGCTGCAATACCCGCCCCCGGCCGCTTTCACGGTGGATTTCGCCGATTCTTCGATCAACTACAAATTGTTGTTCTGGGTGCGCAACCCACTGGAAGCCTTCGGAGTGGGGAGTGACTTGCGCCAAGCCATCTGGACGGCTTTTGACAAAAACGGTATCGGCATCCCCTTCCCGCAGCGACAGGTGTATCCGATGGAGTGGCCACCGTCCAAGGACCAGACTCTGCGCCTTGGAGGTAGCAAGCCACTGCAGGCTGAAGAGGCGAACGAAGAGCCGTCCTCAACTGGCGAGCCGACCTAA
- a CDS encoding transcriptional repressor: protein MATRRPSTKINPRQKVLLEKLQSCRDEMSGQQLHRSLEPEQTMGLATVYRNLRQLQQRGLVRCRHLPNGEALYAPLELDRHHLTCVDCGKTQALDHCPIHNIEVPEDGRKGFDLLFHTLEFFGLCSDCRERQQSLS, encoded by the coding sequence ATGGCCACTCGACGTCCCTCAACCAAGATCAATCCCCGCCAGAAGGTGTTGCTGGAGAAACTTCAATCCTGCAGGGATGAAATGAGCGGTCAGCAACTGCACCGCAGCCTGGAACCCGAGCAAACCATGGGCCTGGCCACGGTGTATCGCAATCTGCGTCAACTCCAGCAACGCGGCCTGGTGCGTTGCCGTCATCTGCCCAACGGTGAAGCGCTTTACGCGCCGCTGGAGCTGGATCGCCACCACCTCACCTGCGTCGATTGCGGCAAAACACAGGCGCTCGATCACTGTCCGATTCACAACATTGAGGTACCCGAAGACGGACGCAAAGGCTTCGATCTTCTGTTTCACACGCTTGAATTCTTCGGTCTCTGCAGTGACTGCCGCGAGCGGCAGCAAAGCTTGTCATGA
- a CDS encoding oxidoreductase, translating to MGWSAADIPNQQGRIVLITGANSGLGLETARALKRCGATVVLACRSPRKAESAKQDLLQDRDGGAVDLVDLDLADLASVQRAATTVGERYGCLDLLINNAGVMAPPRCSTAQGHELQFGVNHLGHMALTQALLPLMQNRPDPRVVTVTSGAQYFGTIRWDDPNWNKGYDRYGAYGQSKLANVMFALELDAHLREQGSPIRSLAAHPGIARTELQPNAIASTGNRLEALAYRLMDPLFQSAGMGALPQLHAATAATAQGGEHYGPEQFGGLRGAPVLCRVAPAAKQPAERQRLWSLSEQLIGG from the coding sequence ATGGGTTGGTCCGCGGCTGACATCCCGAACCAGCAGGGGCGCATTGTCCTGATCACCGGAGCCAACAGTGGCCTGGGTCTGGAAACAGCACGCGCCTTGAAGCGCTGTGGAGCCACCGTGGTGCTGGCCTGCCGCAGCCCCCGCAAAGCCGAGAGCGCCAAGCAGGACCTGCTGCAAGACCGGGACGGGGGGGCGGTGGATCTGGTGGACCTGGATCTGGCGGACCTGGCCAGCGTCCAACGGGCGGCGACCACGGTCGGCGAGCGCTATGGATGCCTTGATCTGCTGATCAACAACGCCGGGGTGATGGCACCGCCGCGCTGCAGCACCGCCCAGGGGCATGAACTGCAGTTCGGGGTGAATCACCTGGGACACATGGCCCTGACCCAGGCGCTGCTGCCGCTGATGCAGAACCGACCAGACCCCCGCGTGGTGACGGTGACCTCCGGGGCGCAGTACTTCGGCACGATCCGCTGGGACGATCCCAATTGGAACAAGGGTTACGACCGCTATGGGGCCTATGGCCAAAGCAAACTCGCCAATGTGATGTTTGCCCTTGAACTGGATGCGCACCTGCGGGAGCAGGGGAGCCCCATCCGCTCCCTGGCCGCCCACCCGGGCATCGCCCGCACTGAACTGCAACCCAACGCGATCGCCAGCACAGGCAACCGCTTGGAGGCCCTGGCCTACCGACTGATGGATCCTTTGTTTCAAAGCGCCGGCATGGGTGCCCTGCCGCAACTGCATGCCGCCACCGCGGCGACAGCGCAGGGTGGCGAGCACTACGGCCCTGAGCAATTCGGTGGACTGCGGGGTGCGCCAGTGCTCTGCCGGGTTGCGCCGGCAGCGAAACAACCCGCCGAACGGCAGCGGCTCTGGAGCTTGAGCGAGCAGCTGATCGGTGGCTGA
- a CDS encoding chlorophyll a/b-binding protein: MKTTQANDSWFQGVAARDIHMEQLKKAERFNGRAAMLGIVIGIITEGLTGAGIIHQIGLGPLVDGYAACHTQFLPFCF, from the coding sequence ATGAAAACCACCCAAGCCAACGACTCATGGTTCCAGGGCGTCGCCGCCCGCGACATCCACATGGAGCAGCTCAAAAAAGCCGAACGCTTCAACGGCCGTGCCGCCATGCTCGGCATCGTGATCGGAATCATCACCGAAGGCCTCACCGGTGCCGGCATCATCCACCAGATCGGCTTGGGTCCCCTCGTGGATGGCTATGCCGCCTGCCACACCCAATTCCTGCCCTTCTGCTTCTGA
- a CDS encoding MBL fold metallo-hydrolase yields the protein MTLAATYYGANGWLLEFDDFRVLVDPWLRGRLSFPPGEWLLKGELPCERAIPENLDLLLLTQGLADHAHPETLSLLPKTLPVIGSVAAGRVVERLGFTSVKAVSPGESTTHLELQVRASAGAPVPMVENGYVLEHPAGSLYLEPHGFLDPALEPQPLDAVITPMVDLGLPALGAFVKGCSVVPQLMERFQPRTVLASTSGGDVQFGGVLSRALQMKGTVASTGSQLPASSSWTDPTPGERLLLKN from the coding sequence ATGACCCTGGCCGCCACTTACTACGGAGCCAATGGCTGGTTACTCGAATTCGATGATTTCCGTGTTCTGGTGGATCCCTGGCTGCGTGGACGTCTGAGTTTCCCTCCGGGAGAGTGGCTGCTGAAAGGGGAACTGCCCTGCGAGCGCGCCATCCCGGAGAACCTGGATCTGCTCTTGCTCACCCAGGGGCTTGCTGATCATGCCCACCCAGAGACCCTGTCCCTGTTGCCAAAAACCCTGCCCGTCATTGGATCGGTGGCCGCAGGACGGGTGGTGGAACGCCTGGGCTTCACCAGCGTGAAAGCCGTCTCCCCCGGAGAGAGCACAACCCACCTGGAGCTGCAGGTGCGCGCCAGCGCCGGCGCGCCAGTGCCCATGGTGGAAAACGGTTATGTGTTGGAACATCCGGCAGGCTCGCTTTATCTGGAACCCCACGGTTTTCTCGATCCAGCCCTGGAGCCACAACCGCTGGATGCCGTGATCACGCCAATGGTGGATCTGGGGCTGCCCGCTCTTGGGGCGTTCGTAAAAGGTTGTTCCGTGGTGCCGCAACTGATGGAACGCTTCCAACCCAGGACGGTGCTCGCCAGCACATCCGGGGGCGACGTGCAATTCGGCGGCGTCCTGAGCCGGGCCCTGCAGATGAAAGGAACGGTGGCCAGCACGGGATCTCAGTTGCCGGCCAGCAGCAGCTGGACCGATCCCACGCCTGGGGAACGCCTGCTGCTGAAAAACTAA
- a CDS encoding class I SAM-dependent methyltransferase, translating to MPEIPYLLGTHAEELERLRFQHAFWRPEAHAAWHRAGLQTGQHVLDLGAGPGFAAADLAKVVGVQGRVLGLERSEIYVASGRRMAQQAGLQQLELRQQDLLNDPWPEESFDLVWCRWLAMFLPQLEPLLGGVDQCISPGGRWLIHEYVHWDTFGLHPHGQAIRRFGQACQTSFRENGGDPDVNRKLPGLLHQRGWQIEHLKPIPVLGDAASMAGQWMERFVLVFGQQLQHLGHWSTDDALEAQDEIARAHANPGCYWVGPTVLEVLAQRP from the coding sequence ATGCCGGAGATCCCGTATCTCCTCGGAACCCACGCCGAAGAGCTCGAACGCCTGCGTTTTCAACACGCGTTTTGGCGACCTGAAGCCCATGCCGCCTGGCATCGGGCCGGCCTCCAAACAGGGCAGCATGTGCTGGATCTGGGGGCGGGGCCGGGGTTCGCAGCAGCGGATCTGGCCAAGGTCGTAGGCGTTCAAGGCCGCGTCCTTGGACTCGAACGCAGTGAGATTTACGTGGCATCGGGTCGCCGCATGGCACAACAAGCCGGCTTGCAGCAGCTGGAACTTCGCCAACAGGATCTGCTCAACGATCCCTGGCCGGAGGAATCCTTCGATCTGGTGTGGTGCCGCTGGTTGGCCATGTTTCTGCCCCAGCTGGAGCCCCTGTTGGGCGGGGTGGACCAGTGCATCTCACCGGGTGGACGATGGCTCATCCATGAATACGTCCACTGGGACACCTTCGGGTTGCATCCCCACGGGCAAGCGATCCGGCGCTTTGGCCAGGCCTGTCAGACCAGTTTTCGAGAAAACGGCGGCGATCCCGACGTGAATCGGAAACTCCCCGGCTTGCTGCATCAACGCGGATGGCAGATCGAACACCTCAAGCCCATCCCGGTGCTGGGCGATGCCGCCTCCATGGCCGGGCAATGGATGGAGCGGTTTGTGCTGGTGTTCGGCCAGCAACTCCAACACCTGGGCCACTGGAGTACCGACGACGCACTGGAGGCGCAGGACGAAATCGCCCGCGCCCACGCGAATCCTGGTTGCTACTGGGTGGGCCCCACCGTGTTGGAAGTCCTGGCGCAACGACCCTGA
- a CDS encoding 2OG-Fe(II) oxygenase, whose protein sequence is MNLIGRYSNAGFEAVADAVAEFYGRRDDLRRTGVAFGAEGDGEPAKQSTDISLVAIDRSEPEAFALSQLILRGVTAGLERYLQERPLFRKCCPQQSLFVNPIFNLQHYAPGEGFKRWHCDWTISDEATEPVHRVLAWILYCNDVDEAGTEFHWQDHHEPAERGKLLIFPAGPSHIHRGRVSERASKLIATGWINAGRETDYLGRLAS, encoded by the coding sequence ATGAATCTGATCGGGCGCTACAGCAATGCCGGGTTCGAGGCGGTGGCCGACGCCGTGGCTGAGTTTTATGGCCGTCGTGACGATCTGCGGCGCACCGGGGTTGCCTTTGGCGCTGAGGGAGATGGGGAGCCGGCGAAGCAAAGCACCGACATCAGCCTGGTGGCGATTGATCGTTCTGAGCCTGAAGCCTTTGCCCTGTCTCAACTGATCCTGCGTGGGGTGACGGCAGGTTTGGAGCGCTATCTGCAGGAGCGGCCACTGTTCCGTAAGTGCTGCCCGCAACAGAGCCTATTCGTGAACCCGATCTTCAATCTTCAGCACTACGCCCCGGGGGAAGGCTTCAAGCGGTGGCACTGCGATTGGACCATCAGCGATGAGGCCACCGAGCCGGTGCATCGGGTGTTGGCTTGGATTCTCTACTGCAACGACGTGGATGAGGCAGGCACCGAGTTTCACTGGCAGGACCACCACGAGCCGGCGGAGCGGGGCAAGCTGCTGATCTTCCCGGCTGGTCCATCCCATATCCATCGGGGACGGGTCAGCGAGAGGGCCAGCAAGCTGATCGCCACAGGTTGGATCAACGCTGGACGAGAGACGGATTACTTAGGTCGGCTCGCCAGTTGA
- a CDS encoding TIGR03894 family protein — translation MAADKELLKEVALELWNTTKKLRPGLPKAPRAQLVLKALLTIGDMSDQLEAAMVLGVIEAQEPDDEPGQGEASGEDKTVSEPEAKTDRETPRVVRKRSSSR, via the coding sequence ATGGCTGCTGACAAGGAACTGCTGAAGGAAGTGGCCCTGGAGCTGTGGAACACCACCAAAAAGCTCCGTCCAGGTCTTCCAAAAGCGCCTCGCGCCCAGCTGGTCTTGAAAGCCCTGCTCACGATTGGTGACATGAGCGATCAGCTGGAAGCGGCCATGGTGCTCGGCGTGATCGAAGCGCAGGAACCCGACGACGAGCCCGGACAAGGGGAAGCAAGCGGCGAAGACAAGACGGTCTCTGAACCAGAAGCCAAAACCGATCGAGAGACCCCGAGAGTTGTGCGCAAACGCTCCAGCAGCCGCTGA
- a CDS encoding 4Fe-4S binding protein, whose amino-acid sequence MAESSAGLQQLAPFVLGRARRGVVGSSRYAQRLRTALLDAARDPQRRPVLISGEPGLEKDNLAALVHYGSAERRRLLVRLDASDLQGSGLNLLNKLGTSSLLVSGMDRVDLNVQERLIAMARGEAPGFQGRVLFTSEAAIPALDGLVRTIRVPPLRVRRTDLGDWLRYMLRLQGPGLGWSQPPTLPDSVVRRLQNHDFANNLRELEAMVNRALRQARQQSQGQLPPLLPEEVFWAEEKTRRARFDLWRWKPQLRDWMRAPALWNSLLFGLVSWLFVAVNLALWFGPQDRASNPMLTLFWAWWWPLILLSYPLVGRLWCAICPFMVWGQITQKLTPWRKKRWPHGDLDRWGAPALAAGFAAILLWEEVWNLENTAWLSSCLLLLITAGAVISSTVFEKRFWCRYLCPVGGMNGLFAKLSILELRAEAGTCSGSCSSYACFKGGPADGEGLASEGCPLGTHPAHLSDNRNCVLCMTCTQACPNRSVQLRLRPPAADLQRTAQAPAGERGLILVLAGGVCLHHWQRLLGWLPLAPSSMHEGPLLARLSIAALALALPAAACSWLNRQWLYAGLPMLWALLLARHLPIGMAEAGTVLPNGWPQWSADSHVIGFCQTVVMVIGWMGAVVLIRRLLDLNRRAWVTGSMMLLLVSLGGRWLVAL is encoded by the coding sequence GTGGCTGAATCCAGCGCTGGACTACAGCAGCTGGCCCCCTTCGTCCTGGGCCGGGCCCGACGCGGGGTGGTGGGATCCAGTCGCTACGCCCAACGTCTGCGCACTGCTCTGCTGGACGCCGCCAGAGATCCGCAACGCCGTCCTGTGCTGATCAGCGGTGAGCCGGGCCTCGAAAAAGACAATCTCGCCGCCCTGGTGCATTACGGATCAGCGGAACGGCGCCGTCTGCTGGTACGCCTAGACGCCAGCGATCTGCAGGGCAGTGGCCTCAATCTGCTGAACAAGCTGGGAACCAGCAGCCTGCTGGTGAGCGGCATGGATCGGGTCGACCTCAACGTCCAAGAGCGCTTGATCGCGATGGCCCGTGGTGAGGCGCCAGGGTTTCAAGGGCGCGTGCTGTTCACAAGCGAAGCCGCCATCCCGGCTCTCGACGGCCTGGTGCGCACCATCCGGGTGCCTCCCTTGCGGGTGCGCCGAACCGACCTGGGGGACTGGTTGCGGTACATGCTGAGGCTGCAGGGTCCTGGACTCGGCTGGAGCCAGCCGCCCACCCTGCCGGACAGCGTGGTGCGACGGCTTCAGAACCACGATTTCGCCAACAACTTGCGCGAACTCGAAGCGATGGTGAATCGCGCTTTGCGGCAGGCGCGTCAGCAAAGCCAGGGCCAGCTGCCACCACTGCTCCCCGAAGAGGTCTTCTGGGCCGAAGAAAAAACACGGCGGGCCCGTTTTGACCTCTGGCGTTGGAAACCGCAACTGCGGGACTGGATGCGCGCCCCTGCCCTTTGGAATTCGCTGCTGTTTGGCCTGGTGAGCTGGCTGTTCGTGGCCGTGAACCTGGCCCTCTGGTTTGGCCCCCAAGACCGTGCGTCCAATCCGATGCTGACCCTGTTCTGGGCCTGGTGGTGGCCATTGATCCTGCTGAGCTACCCGCTGGTGGGTCGCCTCTGGTGTGCGATCTGCCCCTTCATGGTCTGGGGACAGATCACCCAAAAGCTGACCCCGTGGCGGAAGAAACGCTGGCCCCACGGCGACCTAGACCGCTGGGGGGCTCCCGCTTTAGCTGCCGGATTTGCCGCGATTCTCCTTTGGGAAGAGGTCTGGAACCTCGAGAACACCGCCTGGCTGAGCAGCTGTCTGCTGTTGCTGATCACGGCAGGAGCCGTGATCAGTTCAACAGTTTTTGAAAAACGCTTCTGGTGCCGTTACCTCTGTCCCGTGGGGGGGATGAATGGACTGTTTGCCAAGCTCTCAATCCTTGAATTGCGCGCCGAAGCTGGCACCTGCAGCGGCAGCTGCAGCAGCTACGCCTGCTTCAAGGGCGGACCCGCCGACGGCGAGGGCCTGGCCAGCGAAGGCTGTCCTCTGGGCACCCATCCCGCCCACCTGAGCGACAACCGCAACTGCGTGCTTTGCATGACCTGCACCCAGGCCTGTCCCAACCGCTCGGTGCAGCTGCGACTGCGGCCGCCGGCGGCCGATCTGCAACGCACCGCGCAGGCCCCTGCTGGAGAGCGCGGCTTGATCCTGGTGCTGGCTGGTGGTGTCTGCTTGCACCACTGGCAGCGCCTGCTGGGCTGGCTGCCACTTGCACCGTCCTCGATGCATGAGGGCCCCCTACTGGCACGGCTCAGCATTGCGGCATTGGCCCTTGCTCTGCCAGCAGCCGCTTGTTCATGGCTCAACCGCCAATGGCTGTACGCCGGCTTGCCGATGCTTTGGGCCCTGCTCCTGGCACGCCATCTACCCATCGGCATGGCAGAGGCCGGCACCGTTTTGCCGAATGGATGGCCGCAATGGTCTGCCGACTCCCATGTGATCGGCTTCTGCCAGACCGTGGTGATGGTGATCGGATGGATGGGCGCCGTGGTTTTGATCCGCCGCTTGCTGGATCTCAATCGGCGGGCCTGGGTCACAGGCAGCATGATGCTGCTGCTGGTCAGCCTTGGCGGCCGCTGGTTGGTCGCTCTCTAA
- a CDS encoding extracellular solute-binding protein: protein MGAIRMRNLALGIALAALSGGCSIWRPPVVIKVVRTINNAETVSSEDYERLREVTEEAIEHIKSVDPNIRPQLTLSSRKNFIDEITKQTRSGFGPDLLITDSDTALELYQQNLVDPMEISAEDRADTPRFLFDLVTASNGQLVGRPVNQFVQLACFNKERLKSPPQTLQEMEQESGDNNFGMALQLKDLYWSAESFDAGEAMEAALAKLPADADRQANVTRWLRWLKNASYQQNIRFLNDQRHLRDALVAGDLDWITCWSSSLRELREKMGDKLVLAQLPKGPSKRRKATTKLQVWSLGRNSSPKQRQKALVMIDFITKPWAQKTYALAGRSSLPVNRKAAKIVAAKIPGGAEALAMYGEQSMKGKASQGRSKARVFRDPERYEAISNALLDTIYDVSSPEQSSQKILKSLRESN, encoded by the coding sequence ATGGGCGCAATCCGGATGAGGAATCTGGCCCTGGGCATTGCCTTGGCAGCCCTCAGTGGAGGCTGCAGCATTTGGCGCCCACCGGTCGTGATCAAAGTGGTGCGCACGATCAACAATGCAGAAACCGTCTCCAGCGAGGACTACGAGCGGCTGCGGGAGGTCACTGAAGAGGCCATTGAGCACATCAAGAGCGTGGACCCCAACATTCGTCCTCAGCTCACCCTGTCGTCGAGGAAAAATTTCATTGATGAGATTACGAAGCAGACCCGCAGCGGCTTTGGCCCCGATCTGCTGATCACCGATAGCGACACAGCCCTCGAGCTGTACCAGCAGAACCTTGTGGATCCAATGGAGATCTCAGCTGAGGATCGTGCTGACACGCCGAGGTTTCTCTTTGACCTCGTCACCGCCAGCAACGGACAACTGGTCGGCCGGCCGGTGAACCAGTTCGTGCAGCTGGCCTGCTTCAACAAGGAACGCTTGAAGTCCCCTCCTCAGACCCTGCAGGAGATGGAGCAGGAGAGCGGAGACAACAACTTCGGCATGGCCCTTCAGCTGAAGGATCTGTATTGGAGCGCTGAAAGCTTTGATGCGGGGGAAGCCATGGAAGCCGCCCTTGCAAAACTCCCGGCAGATGCTGATCGCCAGGCCAACGTCACCCGATGGTTGCGCTGGCTCAAAAACGCGAGTTATCAGCAGAACATTCGTTTTCTGAACGATCAGCGCCATCTCCGCGACGCCTTGGTGGCTGGAGACCTGGATTGGATCACCTGCTGGAGCAGCAGCCTGCGGGAATTGAGAGAAAAAATGGGCGACAAGCTGGTCCTCGCGCAGCTGCCGAAAGGCCCGTCCAAACGTCGAAAAGCAACCACCAAGCTGCAGGTGTGGTCCCTGGGACGCAACTCCAGCCCAAAGCAACGGCAGAAGGCCTTGGTGATGATCGACTTCATCACCAAGCCCTGGGCCCAGAAGACCTATGCCCTTGCCGGACGGAGTTCATTGCCCGTGAATCGGAAAGCCGCAAAGATTGTTGCCGCCAAAATCCCCGGCGGAGCCGAAGCTCTGGCGATGTACGGAGAGCAATCGATGAAGGGGAAAGCCAGTCAAGGGCGATCCAAAGCGCGGGTGTTCCGGGATCCGGAGCGTTATGAAGCCATTTCAAATGCCCTGCTGGACACCATCTACGACGTCAGTTCTCCCGAACAGTCGAGTCAAAAAATCCTCAAGAGTTTGCGGGAAAGCAACTGA